AAATAAGAATCCGAGGATCGTGCACCAAAGCCCGTATAAAAGAAATCAATTGGGCCTGCCCCGCAGATAAGGTTGCCCCACGTTCTTTCACATCGTAATCATAACCGCCAGGCAGACGCATTATAAAGTCATGCGCCCCCACTTCTTTTGCTGCCTCAATGACCTGTTCTCTAGAGATCGCAGGATCACCTAATGTAATATTATTGATGACACTATCCGAGAAGAGGAACACATCCTGCAATACCGTAGCAATGGTATTTCTTAGATAATCGAGCTCATAATCCCTGATATTACGGCCATCCAACAGGATTTCACCTTTATTGATTTCATAAAAACGGCTCAGAATATTGATCGTAGAAGATTTTCCGGCACCGGTCGCCCCAACTAAAGCCAGCGTCTCACCCGGATTAACGTTAAAGTTTACATCCTTTAGGACCCAGTTTTCCTCATTATAGGCGAACCAAACATCGCGAAACGCAATCTCACCTTTGATGTGTGCAGGTTTCAATGTACCCAAATTTGGGGTCTTTTCATCGGTATCCAACACTTCAAAGATCCGTTCAGCGCTAACCATGCCCATTTGAAGCGTATTGAATTTGTCAATAAGCTCCCGAATGGGCCTAAAGATCATATTGATATACATGATAAAGGCCACCACTACCCCCGGAGAGATCACATCACCCATAATTTGTTTGGAACCGAACCAGACCAATAATCCCAAAGCAATGGCCATGATAATTTCCAAAACAGGAAAAAAGATGGAGAAATACCAATTGGTCCGAATATGAGCATTACGATGTTGCGCATTAATTTCCTTAAACTTATCCATTTCCTGTTTTTCACGCGCAAAATATTGGATAATACCGACTCCCGTAATGTGTTCCTGCAAAAAGGTATTTAAGTTAGAAACCCATTTCCGCACATCGATAAAAGCAGACTTCATCGCCTCTTTAAACACGTAAGTTGCTGCCACCATCAAAGGCATCGGAATTAAAACAATCAATGTCAGCTTCCAATCGGAGTAAAACATCACAACCAGAATAACGACCAATTGCAATAAATCGCCGATAATCTGAATCAAACCTTCAGAAAAAATATTGGAAAGAGTCTCCAAATCAGAGATGGTACGTGTAATCAATTTCCCTAGTGCTGTTCGATCAAAATACTTTAGCCTGAGTTGAACAATGTGGTTAAATACCTGAATCCGAATATCACGGATAACCGACTGCCCCAATGTATTTGTCATTAAGGTATGGTAATAACGGATCAAGGTCTGCAGGATGACCAATGCCAACATCGCAATCAGCATGAGGGACAATCCCTTAGTATCGAAGTTTAAGATATAGTTATCGAGTGTATGCTGGATTAGCATAGGTAAAGCAGGCGCCACGGCAGCCAACAATATTGTTAGAACAACCGATATCCAAAACGCCACATGATATGGCCGCATATAGCGACTCATGCGTTTTACCAAATTGATATCGTAGGTTTTACCCGTTATTTTATCTTGACTCACGTTAAATTTTATATCTATTAAAT
The Sphingobacterium multivorum genome window above contains:
- a CDS encoding ABC transporter ATP-binding protein, with protein sequence MSQDKITGKTYDINLVKRMSRYMRPYHVAFWISVVLTILLAAVAPALPMLIQHTLDNYILNFDTKGLSLMLIAMLALVILQTLIRYYHTLMTNTLGQSVIRDIRIQVFNHIVQLRLKYFDRTALGKLITRTISDLETLSNIFSEGLIQIIGDLLQLVVILVVMFYSDWKLTLIVLIPMPLMVAATYVFKEAMKSAFIDVRKWVSNLNTFLQEHITGVGIIQYFAREKQEMDKFKEINAQHRNAHIRTNWYFSIFFPVLEIIMAIALGLLVWFGSKQIMGDVISPGVVVAFIMYINMIFRPIRELIDKFNTLQMGMVSAERIFEVLDTDEKTPNLGTLKPAHIKGEIAFRDVWFAYNEENWVLKDVNFNVNPGETLALVGATGAGKSSTINILSRFYEINKGEILLDGRNIRDYELDYLRNTIATVLQDVFLFSDSVINNITLGDPAISREQVIEAAKEVGAHDFIMRLPGGYDYDVKERGATLSAGQAQLISFIRALVHDPRILILDEATSSVDTETEELIQHAIDNLMKGRTSIVIAHRLSTIQKADKIIVLDKGEIKEIGTHQELLSFDGYYKKLYDLQFHSAGI